A stretch of Kaistella flava (ex Peng et al. 2021) DNA encodes these proteins:
- the infB gene encoding translation initiation factor IF-2 gives MPKIRLNKAVKEFNISMTRLVEFLHAKGIEVESNPNAQLEESAYSALEAEFRKDGEQRKASHEVVIAKVPEEKLEIEPSQPEVIRAKASLRPETRILGKIDLDQKKSEVKVEQPAPPAEEPKPVVEKTPVAEVAPVVEKAPVSEKQEFKVLDKIDLSKIEGNKPRSSKKDQPKKPEPIAEKAPVQKVEEAPVAPAVVETPAPVVEAPKVEAVMPPESDKIETVYKKLEGVKILKQTVDLSQFNKPKPSANSAAAKKKRKRIEKPNPTGGATQQGAQGNRPPGQGQGSRPPGQGQGNRPPGQGGGGNRPGGGYQGGGNRGPVRRGPVMPVELTDEQVKNQIKETLEKLTSKAGKNKGAKYRKEKRVYRREQDERQDEIDAADRTLKITEFITVGELASLMNVSPTEVISACFSLGVMVTMNQRLEADTLLLVADEFGYTIEFSDADVEESALEEDTDTAEDLVARAPIVTVMGHVDHGKTSLLDYIRKTNVIAGESGGITQHIGAYNVKLENGQRITFLDTPGHEAFTAMRARGAQITDIAIIVIAADDDVMPQTKEAISHAQAAGVPMIIAINKVDKPNSNPDNIRQQLSAMNVLVEEWGGNVQSQEVSAKFGNNMDALLEKVLLQAELLELKANPNKTASGVVIEASLDKGRGYISTILVQAGTLKVGDYVLAGKNHGKVKALLDERGKNMEEAGPSIPVTVLGLDGAPTAGDRFRVFKDEREAKTIATKREQLQREQSVRTKKHVTLDELGRRIALGDFKELNIILKGDVDGSVEALSDQLQSLSTEEISVKIIHQGVGQITESDVLLAAASDAIMIGFNVRAGVNAKELADKEEIEIRTYSIIYKAIDEVKEAMEGMLSPEIKEQVIGNVEIRETFKITKVGTIAGCMVLTGKVTRNSKIRLLRDGIVKFDGELESLKRFKDDAKEVTKGYECGLNIKGYNDIEVGDILEVYEEISVKKKLK, from the coding sequence ATGCCAAAAATTAGATTAAACAAAGCGGTTAAGGAATTTAATATTTCGATGACAAGACTTGTAGAATTTCTACATGCCAAGGGAATCGAAGTGGAAAGTAACCCGAACGCTCAATTGGAAGAATCGGCATATTCTGCATTAGAAGCTGAGTTCCGCAAAGACGGGGAACAAAGAAAAGCTTCTCATGAGGTGGTGATCGCTAAAGTTCCGGAAGAAAAACTGGAGATAGAGCCGTCGCAGCCTGAGGTAATAAGAGCCAAAGCAAGTCTTAGACCTGAAACCAGAATTTTAGGGAAGATAGACTTAGATCAAAAGAAATCTGAAGTGAAGGTAGAGCAGCCAGCTCCACCAGCGGAAGAGCCAAAACCTGTGGTTGAAAAAACTCCTGTTGCTGAAGTAGCACCAGTTGTTGAAAAAGCCCCTGTTTCTGAAAAACAGGAATTTAAGGTTTTGGATAAAATTGATTTGTCGAAGATTGAAGGCAACAAGCCAAGATCATCCAAAAAAGATCAACCCAAAAAGCCTGAGCCGATTGCGGAAAAAGCACCTGTACAAAAAGTAGAGGAAGCTCCCGTTGCGCCTGCAGTTGTAGAAACTCCAGCGCCGGTAGTAGAGGCTCCGAAAGTGGAAGCGGTAATGCCTCCTGAATCGGATAAAATTGAAACGGTTTATAAAAAATTAGAGGGTGTGAAAATCCTTAAACAAACTGTTGATTTATCACAGTTTAATAAACCAAAACCTTCAGCAAATTCAGCCGCTGCCAAAAAGAAAAGAAAGCGTATTGAAAAACCTAATCCTACTGGTGGAGCAACTCAACAAGGAGCTCAGGGGAATCGTCCTCCTGGTCAGGGCCAAGGCAGCCGACCTCCTGGTCAAGGTCAAGGAAATCGCCCACCTGGTCAGGGTGGTGGTGGAAACCGTCCTGGTGGTGGTTATCAAGGTGGTGGAAACAGAGGTCCTGTAAGAAGAGGTCCTGTGATGCCAGTTGAATTAACTGACGAGCAAGTTAAAAATCAAATTAAGGAAACTTTAGAAAAACTGACCAGTAAGGCAGGGAAAAATAAAGGAGCCAAATATAGAAAAGAGAAAAGAGTTTACAGAAGAGAGCAAGACGAGCGTCAAGATGAAATCGATGCTGCTGACAGAACTCTGAAAATAACTGAGTTTATTACGGTAGGTGAATTAGCTTCATTAATGAATGTTAGTCCAACGGAAGTAATTTCAGCTTGTTTCTCTCTAGGAGTTATGGTAACGATGAATCAGCGTTTAGAAGCAGATACTTTATTGCTTGTTGCTGATGAATTTGGATACACCATTGAATTCTCTGATGCTGATGTAGAAGAATCTGCATTAGAAGAAGATACCGATACTGCGGAGGATCTAGTAGCTAGAGCTCCAATCGTTACCGTAATGGGACACGTAGATCACGGTAAAACTTCATTGCTGGATTATATTAGAAAGACCAATGTAATCGCCGGTGAATCTGGTGGAATTACACAGCATATTGGTGCTTATAACGTGAAGTTGGAAAACGGTCAAAGAATTACATTCTTAGATACTCCAGGTCACGAGGCATTTACCGCAATGAGAGCCAGAGGGGCGCAAATTACTGATATTGCAATTATCGTAATCGCTGCTGATGATGACGTGATGCCACAAACTAAAGAAGCAATTTCTCACGCACAAGCTGCGGGAGTTCCAATGATTATTGCGATCAATAAAGTGGATAAACCGAACTCTAACCCAGACAATATCCGTCAACAACTTTCTGCAATGAATGTATTGGTAGAAGAATGGGGTGGAAATGTTCAGTCGCAAGAAGTTTCAGCGAAATTTGGTAATAATATGGATGCTCTTTTAGAGAAAGTATTATTGCAGGCTGAACTATTAGAATTAAAAGCGAATCCTAACAAAACTGCAAGTGGTGTAGTAATCGAAGCCTCTTTAGATAAAGGTAGAGGTTATATCTCAACTATTCTTGTACAAGCAGGAACCTTAAAAGTTGGAGATTACGTTCTCGCTGGAAAAAATCATGGTAAAGTAAAAGCTTTGCTTGATGAAAGAGGGAAAAATATGGAAGAAGCAGGACCATCAATACCGGTAACAGTACTGGGATTAGATGGTGCACCAACTGCCGGAGATCGTTTCAGAGTATTCAAAGACGAAAGAGAAGCGAAAACAATTGCAACCAAAAGAGAGCAGTTACAACGTGAACAATCAGTTAGAACTAAGAAACACGTAACGCTAGACGAACTGGGAAGACGTATTGCTTTAGGAGACTTCAAAGAATTAAACATTATCCTTAAAGGTGACGTTGATGGTTCTGTAGAAGCACTATCTGATCAGCTTCAAAGTTTATCTACTGAGGAAATCAGCGTTAAGATTATTCACCAAGGTGTTGGGCAAATTACTGAATCAGATGTGTTATTAGCAGCAGCATCAGATGCGATCATGATTGGATTCAACGTGAGAGCAGGTGTTAATGCAAAAGAATTAGCTGATAAAGAAGAAATCGAAATCAGAACTTATTCAATTATCTACAAAGCGATTGATGAAGTGAAAGAAGCGATGGAAGGAATGCTTTCACCAGAAATTAAAGAACAGGTAATCGGTAACGTAGAAATACGCGAAACTTTCAAAATTACGAAAGTAGGAACGATTGCTGGTTGTATGGTTCTTACCGGAAAAGTAACAAGAAATTCAAAAATCAGATTGTTGCGTGATGGTATTGTGAAATTCGATGGAGAACTGGAAAGTTTGAAACGTTTCAAAGACGATGCAAAAGAAGTAACCAAAGGCTACGAATGTGGTTTGAATATCAAAGGATACAATGATATTGAAGTTGGAGACATCTTAGAGGTCTACGAAGAGATCTCAGTGAAGAAAAAATTAAAATAA
- the nusA gene encoding transcription termination factor NusA, translating to MDGLALIEAFGDFKEDKNISKIDLMAIIEDSLKTLLRKRFDSDDHFDVIVNPDKGDFQIFLNKKIVADEMSEDDDLEIEISEAKKIDPTFEIDDDFSVEIPIEQLGRRSILTLKQILATKLQEHNNAVLYEQFKDKIGEIVVGEVHHIRHKHVILLDDEENEFILPKENQIPSDFFKKGESIRAIVESVDFKGSKPQIIVSRTAPKFLEKLLEMEIPEIQDGTIILKKVVRIPGEKAKIAVDAYDDRIDPVGACVGVKGSRIHGVVRELKNENIDVIQWSKNPEIMVKRALGNITINKIEINEETNYALVYTPVEEISRVIGKQGQNIRLASWLSGYDIDVYREASEDDDVELREFAGTEEGDIEQWIIDEFRKVGLNTAKSILDKETEALLGLTDLEEETITEVKRILKEELED from the coding sequence ATGGACGGTTTAGCATTGATTGAAGCATTTGGCGATTTCAAAGAAGACAAAAACATCAGCAAGATTGACCTGATGGCAATTATCGAGGATTCTTTGAAAACATTATTAAGAAAAAGATTTGATTCCGACGATCATTTTGATGTAATTGTGAATCCAGATAAAGGAGATTTTCAGATATTTTTAAATAAGAAAATTGTAGCAGACGAAATGTCTGAAGATGATGACTTGGAAATTGAAATTTCTGAAGCAAAAAAAATAGATCCAACTTTCGAAATTGATGATGATTTCTCCGTAGAAATTCCAATCGAGCAATTAGGAAGAAGAAGTATTTTGACGCTGAAGCAGATTTTAGCGACCAAACTTCAGGAACATAACAACGCAGTTTTATACGAGCAGTTTAAAGATAAAATTGGTGAAATCGTAGTCGGTGAAGTGCACCATATTCGTCACAAACACGTTATTTTGTTGGATGATGAGGAGAATGAATTTATCTTACCGAAAGAAAATCAAATTCCGTCTGACTTCTTTAAAAAAGGAGAAAGCATTCGTGCGATTGTAGAAAGTGTTGATTTTAAAGGATCAAAACCACAGATTATCGTTTCGAGAACTGCACCAAAATTTTTGGAGAAATTACTGGAAATGGAAATTCCAGAAATTCAGGATGGTACCATTATTTTGAAAAAAGTAGTTCGTATACCAGGTGAAAAAGCGAAAATCGCGGTAGATGCTTATGATGATAGAATCGATCCGGTTGGAGCTTGTGTTGGAGTAAAAGGTTCTAGAATCCATGGAGTTGTTAGAGAGTTGAAAAACGAAAACATCGACGTTATTCAGTGGTCAAAAAACCCTGAGATCATGGTGAAAAGAGCATTAGGAAATATTACTATTAATAAAATTGAAATCAACGAAGAGACGAACTACGCGTTAGTTTATACTCCGGTTGAAGAAATTTCAAGAGTAATTGGTAAGCAAGGACAAAACATCAGATTAGCTTCTTGGTTAAGCGGTTATGATATTGATGTTTACAGAGAAGCGAGTGAAGATGATGATGTTGAATTAAGAGAGTTCGCAGGAACCGAAGAAGGCGATATCGAACAGTGGATTATCGACGAGTTCCGCAAGGTTGGTTTGAATACTGCAAAAAGTATTTTAGATAAAGAAACAGAAGCGCTTCTAGGTTTAACTGATTTAGAAGAAGAGACAATTACGGAGGTGAAACGCATCCTGAAAGAAGAGTTAGAAGACTAA
- the rimP gene encoding ribosome assembly cofactor RimP, which produces MEIKAQVEQLLNDFLAEREDLFLIDIKFSVSDHVRVILDGDNGVTLQDCLDASRAIEFNMDRDEHDFSLEVMSAGLSEPLNTPRQYRKNIGRSLELLMNDSSEVEGELTKVEDDKITLILKYRKPKEIGKGKVDVVEEREIPYSDIKKALVAIKF; this is translated from the coding sequence ATGGAGATTAAAGCGCAAGTAGAACAACTATTAAACGATTTTTTAGCAGAAAGAGAAGATCTTTTTTTGATTGATATTAAATTTTCTGTGTCTGATCATGTTAGGGTAATTCTCGACGGTGATAATGGAGTGACCCTTCAGGATTGCTTAGATGCAAGTCGTGCAATTGAGTTTAATATGGATCGTGACGAACATGATTTCTCTTTAGAAGTAATGAGCGCGGGTTTAAGTGAGCCACTTAATACTCCAAGACAGTATCGTAAAAACATCGGTAGGTCTCTGGAATTGTTAATGAATGACTCTTCAGAAGTTGAAGGAGAATTAACGAAGGTAGAGGATGATAAAATCACCTTAATTCTAAAATACCGAAAACCGAAAGAAATCGGAAAAGGAAAAGTAGATGTAGTTGAAGAGCGAGAAATACCTTATTCCGATATTAAAAAAGCACTAGTTGCAATAAAGTTCTAA
- a CDS encoding UDP-glucose dehydrogenase family protein has translation MNITIVGTGYVGLVTGTTLAELGNTVYCVDIDAKKVERMKQGIVPIYEPGLEEMFLRNIQAQRLFFTTDIKEALEKSEVIYLALPTPPGEDGSADLSYVLSVANQIGEMITDYKVVVNKSTVPVGTADRVRETIATKTKIPFDVVSNPEFLREGFAVEDSMNPARVIVGSESEKAQEVMAKIYQPFTNIGIPIIFMDEKSSELTKYAANSFLAVKITFMNEIANYCEKVGADVDKVRLGMGSDDRIGHRFLFPGIGYGGSCFPKDVKALIKSGKQEGFDFQILEATEEVNQAQKVILVSEIEKYFKGDLKGKKIALWGLAFKANTDDIREASSLDNIKLLLEKGAEITAYDSIAEENVRHVLGDQISYAKDMYSTLENADCLLIATEWSEFKNPNFEMMAQRMNNKAIFDGRNMFALEQVEDKGFFYKSIGRKTLG, from the coding sequence GTGAATATTACTATCGTTGGAACTGGCTATGTAGGCTTGGTTACGGGAACTACTTTAGCAGAATTAGGAAACACCGTTTACTGTGTTGATATTGATGCTAAGAAAGTAGAACGCATGAAGCAAGGCATCGTTCCTATTTATGAGCCTGGACTCGAAGAAATGTTCCTTAGAAATATTCAAGCACAAAGATTGTTTTTTACGACAGATATTAAAGAAGCACTTGAAAAAAGTGAAGTTATTTATTTGGCTTTACCAACTCCACCAGGAGAAGATGGTTCTGCCGACTTATCTTACGTACTTTCTGTAGCCAATCAAATTGGTGAAATGATTACCGATTACAAAGTGGTGGTGAATAAATCAACCGTTCCTGTTGGGACAGCAGATCGAGTTCGAGAAACCATTGCTACTAAAACAAAAATCCCTTTCGATGTCGTTTCTAATCCAGAGTTTCTTCGGGAAGGATTTGCCGTGGAAGACTCAATGAATCCTGCGCGAGTTATCGTTGGAAGTGAATCTGAAAAAGCTCAGGAAGTGATGGCGAAAATCTATCAACCTTTTACCAATATTGGAATTCCAATTATTTTCATGGATGAGAAATCGTCTGAATTAACCAAGTACGCAGCAAATTCTTTTCTAGCAGTAAAGATTACGTTCATGAATGAAATCGCTAACTACTGTGAAAAAGTTGGAGCTGACGTTGACAAAGTTCGTTTAGGAATGGGTTCTGATGACAGAATCGGACATCGTTTTCTTTTCCCTGGAATTGGTTATGGCGGAAGTTGTTTCCCGAAAGACGTGAAAGCTTTAATTAAATCCGGAAAGCAAGAAGGATTTGATTTCCAAATTTTAGAAGCGACCGAAGAAGTAAATCAAGCTCAAAAAGTAATTCTCGTTTCTGAAATTGAAAAGTATTTTAAAGGAGATTTAAAAGGGAAAAAGATCGCACTTTGGGGATTAGCCTTTAAAGCGAATACCGATGATATTAGAGAAGCTTCTTCTTTAGATAATATTAAACTATTATTAGAAAAAGGTGCAGAGATTACTGCCTATGATTCTATTGCGGAAGAAAATGTACGTCACGTTCTTGGTGACCAAATCTCTTATGCGAAAGACATGTATTCTACTTTAGAGAATGCTGATTGTCTTTTGATCGCCACCGAATGGAGTGAGTTCAAAAACCCTAATTTCGAAATGATGGCGCAGAGAATGAATAACAAAGCCATCTTCGACGGAAGAAACATGTTTGCTTTGGAGCAAGTTGAAGATAAAGGATTTTTCTATAAATCGATTGGTAGAAAAACGTTGGGATAA